GGAAACGGCAATAAACAAGGCCCTTGCCAGGAAGGCAGTAGATTTGGCCTGTTCTTCCTGTTCCCCTGTAAATTTTACCGTTATACCATCAGGGATTTCATAGTTGGCCACCAAGTCTTTCAACTCATTATTGATCTCAGTAGCATTGTATCCATCCGTCACGTTGGAGAAAATCGTGATGACTTTTTCAAGGTCCTTTCTTCTCACTGAGCCATAAGTGGATCCATATTGTAAATCTGCGACCGCGGAAATAGGAACAATCTTTTTATTACCCAATTTATCCCTGAAACTGATCTTCTTGTTGATCAGTGAAGAAAGGTCATACCTATACTCATCTTTCAATCGAAGTTGAATTGGATAATCATCCTCACCTTCTTTGTACTTGGATACTTCAAGACCAAAAATCGCTGTTCTCAGTTCATTGGCAATGGTCACCGTAGAAAGGCCAAATCTTCTGGCTTTTTCCCTGTCAATGTTCAAAACCACCTCAGGACTACCCAATTCCAGATCTGTTTTTAGTTCCTCGATTCCAGGAATATTGGCACTTGCCAGGTATTCTCTGAAGTCACCCACATAATCTATCAGTTTTTCAAAATCCTCCCCGCTGACCTCGATGTTAATGGCTTTACCAACAGGCGGTCCGGCACGTTGCTTATCCACGGTAATCAGAACTCCGGGGTATTTTTCCACCAGATCCCGGATATCTTCCATTACCCTGTTGGTATTTATTCCATTTCGGAACTGGTATTCTACAAAGCTGATCGTCACTTTTGCTTTGTGAGGCGTATTGGCTATGCTAGGTCCTGCGGACTGATCGCCGGTACCTTCACCTACCTGGGTAATGATAGACTCGATGATGTTATTATAAGGCCTCAATACCTCAAACAACTCATCTTCCATATTCAGCATAAAAGTATTGGTCGCTTCGGTGTCAGTACCGATCGGATTTTCAATAAACACATTGACCAAAGCAGGTTGGTTGTCAGGGAAGAACAATACTTTAGGGGCCCTCACAATAAGGAGTCCTACAGAAAGTATCAACAAGAATACTGTTCCGGTCAAAAAGAAATAGGGATTCCAACCTCTCAGCGCAAACTTAAGTGTCTTTTCATACAGGTTTTCCAGAAAAACCAAGAAAACGTTCTGAAACCATCGGATGGCAGCCCTTAAAACAAACACATTGAATACAGTCAATACCGCAGCAATCGAAAATAGATTTCCGAAAGCCCACCATCCAGCGAGGTAGCTGATGATGGCCATGACTGCAAATACCAGTGCCACCAGGAGATTTTTCCTCTTTGGCTTGATCACGTCCACATCCTGCACTTTCATATATAGAGAGGTCAGAACAGGATTGACCACCAAGGCCACAAACAAAGAAGAGGACAAAACGATTATCAAAGTAATAGGGAGGTATTTCATAAACTCCCCGATAATATCATCCCAAAATGCCAGCGGCATAAATGCAGCCAAAGTAGTCGCTGTAGAGGTTATAATAGGCCAGGCCACTTCACCCACGCCCTCTTTGGCAGCCCTGACGGCAGATTTACCTTCCTGCATCAACCGGTAAATGTTCTCCACCACAACAATACCATTGTCCACCAACATCCCCAGCGCCAGAATCAGGGCAAAGAGCACCATCAGGTTAAGCGTAATACCCAAAGAATTCAATACCAAGAAAGAAATGAACATAGAAAGCGGGATAGCTACCCCTACGAAAAGGGCATTGCGGAACCCCAAGAAGAACATCAATACCAATACCACGAGAATCACCCCGAAGATAATACTATTTTCCAGGTCATTGACCTGAGAGCGGGTGGTCTTGGATTGGTCATTGGTAATAGAAACCTCCAAACCTTCGGGGAACCTGTCTCTCTTTGCCCTATCTATGATATCTTTAATCTTATCCGAAGCATCCAGCAGGTTTTCTCCCGACCTTTTCACCACATTGACAGTGACAACAGGGTTTTTATTGCTTCGGGCATAACTTACCCTTTCTTTAAAAGTATCCCTTACCTCCGCAACATCCGACAGGTAAACAATTTTATTGTTTTCTGTCTTGATGATGATGTCTTTCAGTTCCTCAGGGTTCCTAAATTCCCCAGTGATCCTAATCGCCTTTCTGAAATCACCAGCGAGAATATTACCCCCTGAAATAGTCACGTTTTCCTGAGAAACTGCATCGGAAATATCACTGAAAGAAACCCCATTGGCCTCCATCTTGAAAATGTCTGCATCGATGCGGATTTCCCTTTCTACCGTTCCCCTCAGTTCAGCTTTGGAAACCTCAGGCAACTTTTCGATCTCGTCCTCCAGGTATTCCCCAAATTTTTTCAGCTCCTCTTCCGAAAAATTACCCGAAAGATTGACGTTCATGATCGGGAAATCTGAAGTATTGACCTCAATGACATCCGGATCCTGATCCAGGTCAGTTGGCAATTCACTTTTGGCTTTATCCACCGCATCTTTGACATCCTGAATGGCCTTCGAAATCTCCACTCCTGGATTGAATTCAATCACCACAGAAGAAAAATCCTGAACGGAAGTAGACTTGATGCTCTTCACATTGTTGATGGATTTCAACTCCTTTTCTATGGGCCTGGTAATCAGGTTTTCCATATCCACGGGTGAATTTCCGGGATAAGCCGTACCCACATACACCGTCGGTATGACGATTTCCGGGAAGCTTTCCTTCGGCATAGTCCTATACGCCAGGATACCCAGAATGGTGATGATCACCACCAATATGACCACAGAAGTTTGATTGTTG
This Cecembia calidifontis DNA region includes the following protein-coding sequences:
- a CDS encoding efflux RND transporter permease subunit; this encodes MEDKQKGIVREFGLSSLSVNNQTSVVILVVIITILGILAYRTMPKESFPEIVIPTVYVGTAYPGNSPVDMENLITRPIEKELKSINNVKSIKSTSVQDFSSVVIEFNPGVEISKAIQDVKDAVDKAKSELPTDLDQDPDVIEVNTSDFPIMNVNLSGNFSEEELKKFGEYLEDEIEKLPEVSKAELRGTVEREIRIDADIFKMEANGVSFSDISDAVSQENVTISGGNILAGDFRKAIRITGEFRNPEELKDIIIKTENNKIVYLSDVAEVRDTFKERVSYARSNKNPVVTVNVVKRSGENLLDASDKIKDIIDRAKRDRFPEGLEVSITNDQSKTTRSQVNDLENSIIFGVILVVLVLMFFLGFRNALFVGVAIPLSMFISFLVLNSLGITLNLMVLFALILALGMLVDNGIVVVENIYRLMQEGKSAVRAAKEGVGEVAWPIITSTATTLAAFMPLAFWDDIIGEFMKYLPITLIIVLSSSLFVALVVNPVLTSLYMKVQDVDVIKPKRKNLLVALVFAVMAIISYLAGWWAFGNLFSIAAVLTVFNVFVLRAAIRWFQNVFLVFLENLYEKTLKFALRGWNPYFFLTGTVFLLILSVGLLIVRAPKVLFFPDNQPALVNVFIENPIGTDTEATNTFMLNMEDELFEVLRPYNNIIESIITQVGEGTGDQSAGPSIANTPHKAKVTISFVEYQFRNGINTNRVMEDIRDLVEKYPGVLITVDKQRAGPPVGKAINIEVSGEDFEKLIDYVGDFREYLASANIPGIEELKTDLELGSPEVVLNIDREKARRFGLSTVTIANELRTAIFGLEVSKYKEGEDDYPIQLRLKDEYRYDLSSLINKKISFRDKLGNKKIVPISAVADLQYGSTYGSVRRKDLEKVITIFSNVTDGYNATEINNELKDLVANYEIPDGITVKFTGEQEEQAKSTAFLARALFIAVSVIFLIIVAQFNSVTTPFIIMASVVLSTIGVFLGLVIFNMDFVVIMTGIGIISLAGVVVNNAIVLIDYTNLVRERRRKELNTPEGEYLPFDELLNSIIQGGKTRLRPVLLTAITTVLGLVPLAIGMNINFGSLLSSFDPEFFVGGDNADFWGPMAWTVIFGLTFATFLTLVIVPVMYLLADKLNMLIRRVK